A stretch of the Vigna angularis chloroplast DNA, complete sequence genome encodes the following:
- the ndhG gene encoding NADH-plastoquinone oxidoreductase subunit 6 has product MDLSESLHDFILIFLGSGLILGSLGVVFFTNPIFSAFSLGLVLVCVSLFYILSNSHFVAASQLLIYVGAINVLIIFAVMFMNGSDYYQNFRVWTVGDGITLMVCTSIFLSQITTILDTSWHGIIWTTRPNQILEQDLISTSQQIGIHLSTDFFLPFELISIILLVALIGAIFVARQ; this is encoded by the coding sequence ATGGATTTGTCCGAATCGCTACATGATTTTATTTTAATCTTTCTTGGATCAGGTCTCATATTAGGAAGTCTAGGAGTAGTATTCTTTACGAATCCTATTTTTTCTGCTTTTTCATTGGGACTTGTTCTTGTTTGTGTATCTTTATTCTATATTTTATCAAACTCCCATTTCGTAGCTGCCTCACAACTACTTATTTACGTGGGCGCTATAAATGTTTTAATAATATTTGCTGTTATGTTTATGAATGGTTCGGACTATTACCAAAATTTTCGTGTTTGGACCGTTGGGGATGGAATTACTTTGATGGTTTGTACCAGTATCTTTCTTTCACAAATAACTACTATTCTAGATACATCATGGCACGGAATTATTTGGACGACAAGACCCAATCAGATTTTAGAGCAAGATTTGATAAGTACTAGTCAACAAATTGGAATTCATTTATCAACAGATTTTTTTCTCCCATTTGAACTAATTTCAATAATTCTTTTAGTTGCTTTAATAGGTGCAATTTTTGTGGCTCGCCAATAA
- the ndhH gene encoding NADH-plastoquinone oxidoreductase subunit 7, with translation MNISTKRKDFMIVNMGPHHPSMHGVLRLIVTLDGEDVIDCEPILGYLHRGMEKIAENRTIIQYLPYVTRWDYLATMFTEAITVNGPEQLGNIQVPKRASYIRVIMLELSRIASHLLWLGPFMADIGAQTPFFYIFREREFIYDLFEAATGMRMMHNFFRIGGVATDLPYGWIDKCSDFCDYFLTSIAEYQKLITRNPIFLERVEGVGVVDVKEVINWGLSGPMLRASGIQWDLRKVDNYECYEEFHWEVQWQKEGDSLARYLVRIGEMIESIKIIQQALEGLPGGPYENLEIRCFDREKEPEWNEFEYRFISKKSSPSFELPKQELYVRIEAPKGELGIFLIGDQNGFPWRWKIHPPGFINLQILPQLVKRMKLADIMTILGSIDIIMGEVDR, from the coding sequence ATGAATATCTCAACTAAAAGAAAGGACTTCATGATAGTAAATATGGGGCCTCACCACCCATCAATGCACGGTGTTCTTAGACTTATTGTTACTCTAGATGGTGAGGATGTTATTGATTGTGAACCGATATTGGGTTATTTACACAGAGGAATGGAAAAAATAGCGGAAAACCGAACAATTATACAATATCTGCCTTATGTAACACGTTGGGACTATTTAGCTACTATGTTCACAGAAGCAATAACTGTAAATGGACCAGAACAGTTGGGAAATATTCAAGTACCTAAAAGAGCCAGCTATATCCGAGTAATAATGTTGGAGTTAAGCCGTATAGCTTCTCACCTACTATGGCTAGGACCTTTTATGGCAGATATTGGTGCACAAACACCTTTTTTCTATATTTTCAGAGAAAGAGAATTCATATATGATCTATTTGAAGCTGCCACAGGTATGAGAATGATGCATAATTTTTTTCGTATCGGAGGGGTAGCGACTGATCTACCTTATGGTTGGATAGATAAATGTTCTGATTTCTGCGATTATTTTTTAACAAGTATTGCTGAATATCAAAAACTTATTACGCGAAATCCTATTTTTTTAGAACGGGTTGAGGGCGTCGGTGTAGTTGATGTAAAAGAAGTTATTAATTGGGGTTTATCAGGACCGATGCTTCGGGCTTCCGGAATACAATGGGATCTACGTAAAGTGGATAATTATGAATGTTACGAAGAATTTCATTGGGAAGTTCAATGGCAAAAAGAAGGAGATTCATTAGCTCGTTATTTAGTTCGAATTGGTGAAATGATAGAATCCATAAAAATTATTCAACAGGCTTTGGAAGGACTTCCCGGCGGGCCATATGAAAATTTAGAAATCCGCTGCTTTGATAGAGAAAAAGAGCCAGAATGGAATGAGTTTGAGTATCGATTTATTAGTAAAAAATCGTCCCCGAGTTTTGAATTGCCAAAACAAGAACTTTATGTAAGAATTGAAGCCCCCAAGGGAGAATTAGGGATTTTTCTAATAGGGGATCAAAATGGTTTTCCTTGGAGATGGAAAATTCATCCGCCCGGTTTTATAAATTTGCAAATTCTTCCTCAATTAGTTAAAAGAATGAAATTGGCCGATATTATGACAATACTAGGTAGCATAGATATTATTATGGGAGAAGTTGATCGTTGA
- the ndhA gene encoding NADH-plastoquinone oxidoreductase subunit 1: MIIDLTEIQDIHFFFRLQFFKEIYGILWVFVPIFILILGITISVLAIVWLEREISAGIQQRIGPEYTGPFGVLQALADGTKLLFKENLIPSRGDIRLFSFGPSISVISIIISYSVIPFGYNFVLSDLNIGVFLWIAISSIAPIGLLMSGYGSNNKYSFLGGLRAAAQSISYEIPLTLCVLSISLLSNSLSTVDIVDAQSKYGFWGWNLWRQPMGFLVFLISSLAECERLPFDLPEAEEELIAGYQTEYSGIKFGLFYVASYLNLFVSSLFVTVLYFGGSNISIPYIFVSNFFEINKTYGVFVTIIGIFITLVKTYLFIFVSITTRWTLPRLRIDQLLNLGWKFLLPISLGNLLLTTSSQLFSL, encoded by the exons ATGATAATTGATTTAACAGAAATACAAGATATACATTTTTTTTTCAGATTGCAATTTTTTAAAGAGATATATGGAATTCTTTGGGTATTTGTGCCTATTTTTATTTTGATATTAGGAATTACTATAAGTGTACTAGCAATTGTATGGTTAGAAAGAGAAATATCTGCAGGGATACAACAGCGTATTGGACCTGAATACACCGGTCCTTTTGGAGTTCTTCAAGCTCTAGCAGACGGAACAAAATTACTTTTTAAAGAGAATCTTATTCCATCTAGAGGAGATATTCGTTTATTTAGTTTCGGACCATCTATCTCAGTCATATCCATTATAATAAGCTATTCAGTAATTCCTTTTGGCTATAACTTTGTTTTATCTGATCTGAATATTGGTGTTTTTTTATGGATTGCTATTTCGAGTATTGCCCCCATTGGACTTCTTATGTCAGGATATGGGTCAAATAATAAATATTCCTTTTTGGGTGGTCTACGAGCAGCTGCTCAATCAATTAGTTATGAAATACCATTAACTCTATGTGTGTTATCGATATCTCTA TTATCTAACAGTTTAAGTACAGTTGATATAGTTGATGCACAATCCAAATATGGTTTTTGGGGATGGAATTTGTGGCGTCAACCTATGGGTTTCCTCGTTTTTCTAATCTCTTCCCTAGCAGAATGTGAAAGATTACCTTTTGATTTACCAGAAGCGGAAGAAGAACTAATAGCGGGTTATCAAACCGAATATTCCGGTATCAAATTTGGTTTATTTTATGTTGCTTCCTATTTAAACCTATTTGTTTCTTCCTTATTTGTAACAGTTCTTTATTTTGGTGGTTCAAATATCTCTATTCCGTACATCTTCGTTTCTAATTTTTTTGAAATAAATAAAACATACGGAGTTTTTGTAACGATAATTGGTATCTTTATTACACTAGTTAAAACTTATTTATTCATATTCGTTTCTATCACAACAAGATGGACTTTACCTAGGCTAAGAATAGATCAATTATTAAATCTTGGGTGGAAGTTTCTTTTACCCATTTCTCTTGGTAATCTATTATTAACAACGTCGTCTCAACTGTTTTCACTGTAA
- the ndhE gene encoding NADH-plastoquinone oxudoreductase subunit 4L: MIFEHALVLSAYLFSIGIYGLITSRNMVRALMCLELILNAVNINLVTFSDFFDRRQLKGNIFSIFVIAVAAAEAAIGPAIVSSIYRNRKSTRINQSNLLNK; the protein is encoded by the coding sequence ATGATATTCGAGCATGCACTTGTTTTGAGTGCTTATTTATTTTCTATAGGTATCTATGGATTGATCACGAGCCGAAATATGGTTAGAGCCCTTATGTGTCTTGAACTTATACTAAATGCAGTTAATATAAATCTCGTAACCTTTTCTGATTTTTTTGATAGGCGGCAATTAAAAGGAAATATTTTTTCAATTTTTGTTATAGCTGTTGCAGCCGCTGAAGCAGCTATCGGACCGGCTATTGTTTCCTCAATATATCGTAATAGAAAATCAACCCGTATCAATCAATCAAATTTGTTGAATAAATAG
- the rps15 gene encoding ribosomal protein S15 has product MVKKSFIPVISQEKKGKKPGLVEFQIFKFTNRIRRLTSHFELHRKDYSSQRGLRKILGKRQRLLSYLSKKDGIRYKKLINQFNIRQSQIR; this is encoded by the coding sequence ATGGTAAAAAAGTCATTTATACCTGTTATTTCACAAGAAAAAAAAGGAAAAAAACCGGGATTGGTTGAATTTCAAATATTCAAATTTACCAATAGAATACGAAGACTTACTTCACATTTTGAATTGCACCGAAAAGACTATTCATCCCAAAGAGGTTTACGTAAAATTTTGGGAAAACGGCAAAGATTACTGTCTTATTTGTCAAAGAAAGATGGAATACGGTATAAAAAATTAATCAATCAGTTTAATATTCGGCAGTCACAAATTCGTTAA
- the psaC gene encoding photosystem I subunit VII translates to MSHSVKIYDTCIGCTQCVRACPTDVLEMIPWDGCKAKQIASAPRTEDCVGCKRCESACPTDFLSVRVYLWHETTRSMGLAY, encoded by the coding sequence ATGTCACATTCAGTAAAGATTTATGATACATGTATAGGATGTACTCAATGTGTACGAGCCTGCCCAACAGATGTATTAGAAATGATACCTTGGGACGGATGTAAAGCTAAACAAATTGCTTCTGCCCCAAGAACAGAGGACTGTGTTGGTTGTAAGAGGTGTGAATCCGCCTGTCCGACGGATTTCTTAAGTGTTAGAGTTTATTTATGGCATGAAACAACTCGAAGCATGGGTCTAGCTTATTGA
- the ndhI gene encoding NADH-plastoquinone oxidoreductase subunit I, with amino-acid sequence MFLMVTEFINYSEQIIRAARYIGQGLMITLSHANRLPVTIQYPYEKIISSERFRGRIHFEFDKCIACEVCVRVCPIDLPIVDWKLETDIRKKRLLNYSIDFGICIFCGNCIEYCPTNCLSMTEEYELSTYDRHELNYNLIALGRLPVSVIDDYTIRTIQIK; translated from the coding sequence ATGTTCCTTATGGTAACTGAATTCATAAATTATAGTGAACAAATAATTCGAGCTGCTAGGTATATTGGTCAAGGTCTCATGATTACCTTATCTCACGCAAATAGGTTACCCGTAACTATTCAATATCCTTATGAAAAAATAATCTCATCAGAACGTTTTCGCGGTCGAATACATTTTGAATTTGATAAATGCATTGCTTGTGAAGTATGTGTTCGTGTCTGTCCTATAGATCTACCCATTGTTGATTGGAAACTAGAAACTGATATTCGGAAAAAACGGTTGCTTAATTACAGTATTGATTTTGGAATCTGTATATTTTGTGGTAACTGTATTGAATATTGTCCAACAAATTGTTTATCAATGACCGAAGAATATGAACTTTCAACTTATGATCGCCACGAATTGAATTATAATCTAATTGCTTTGGGTCGTTTACCAGTATCAGTAATTGATGATTATACAATTCGAACAATTCAAATAAAATGA